The genomic region TTGCAGGAACTTCAGGTCTGTGTGGATATGTAAGGTGTATCTGGATGCTCCTCGGATCTATCTGGGTATCTAGGTTATATCTTGATGTCCTGTCAGGTCTGTCTGGGTATGTGGTGTATCTAGGTTGTATCTGGATACCTCGGCTTCTGACACTGCAttggtatatacagtattatatactCGTGATAGTGAGACCTCAGTCCAGTAATGGCTCCCGCCCTTGTAACATTAGTGTCTGCACATTCAGTAATTGCTTCTGCTTCTGTGCGATAAATTAAGATGGCTGCCAGACCGTGATGGATACGATGATCAATGTAGCGGGCGGTTTGATTGTCAGGTCCAGCGTGTAGAGCCATTTTTATTGTTCCTGTATGTACTGACCCTTGTAACTCTGACAGGTTATTTGGGAGCAGCGGGGCGTGCAGTGCGTGCGGACAGTCCATCCCGGCCAGCGAAATGGTGATGCGGGCACAAGGCAGCGTGTATCATCTTAAGGTAAGAAAGTCGCCACGTAAATCCAGCCTTATGCATGTCCGTCTGATTTAGTCTTCAAGGGGAATGCTTCCTATTCTGGTGCTCCTGAAGATGCATTAAGCTGTactttccctttaagaagcaCATACATGTATTGATTTATATCATGGGCCCCTACAACTTATAGTTGTCTCCATTTTCTTTCAGTGCTTCACATGTGCCACATGCAGAAACAGATTGGTACCAGGAGACAGGTTCCACTACGTCAACGGCACCATCTTCTGCGAACACGATCGGCCCTCCGGTCTTCTTAACGGACACTTAAATCCTCTTCAGAATAACCCCCTTCAGAGTAGCCCAATGCTACCTGACCAGAAAGTAAGTGCACGTTCTTGTCTTGAGACAGGCttctatattatatatgtattgaTCTTTTTATATATTAAGCTAGTTTTATGCTCCGCACACATCCAAAGCTGCCTTCAGAATTCTACTGTTG from Bufo gargarizans isolate SCDJY-AF-19 chromosome 9, ASM1485885v1, whole genome shotgun sequence harbors:
- the LOC122946441 gene encoding LIM domain transcription factor LMO4-A; translated protein: MVNNRTSEATTTAVSSNSSPPKACAGCGGKIADRFLLYSMERYWHTRCLKCSCCQAQLGEIGTSCYTKSGMILCRNDYIRLFGSSGACSACGQSIPASEMVMRAQGSVYHLKCFTCATCRNRLVPGDRFHYVNGTIFCEHDRPSGLLNGHLNPLQNNPLQSSPMLPDQKVC